The Synergistaceae bacterium sequence GACTGGCCGCTGTTCACGTCCGACTCAATGACCAGCGCCGCGTTGAGCACCGTGACCTCCATCTCCCGAAGCCGTGCGCTGACGGTCTTTTCCGCCGCCGTCAGCATCTCTCTGGCGTTGGAGAAAATATGCCGCTCCACGATGCGGCTCATGAAAAAATAGCTCGCCAGCACCATCAGCAAAAAGGCGATAAAAACGAAAATAAGCTGCTTTTTGTTGCTTTTCAGACCATTGATGAACGTCATGGCAGCCTCACTCCATTTGACCGATGCTTCGGAAACGATCGGATGAGGAAAGGAAAATATCGCTGAGGATCGGTTCGAAGTAGCCGCCCCGTTCCGCGTCGATGGTCCGGACCGCCTCTTCATGGGTCATTGAAGGCTTGTAGGGCCTTGCCGACACAAGGGCGTCGTAGACGTCGGCCAGAGCCATGAGACGACCCTGCAGGGGAATGTCGAACCTGGCGAGCTTTCTCGGGTATCCCCTGCCGTCCCATCTTTCGTGATGGTACCCCGCCATAACCCTGGCGTGAACGAGAAAATCGCTTTCCTGCGCGCTTCTCTGTGCTTTTTCGATAAGAATCTCCCCCAAAAGGGCGTGTTTTTTCATCTCCTCGAACTCCTCCGGCGTGAGGCGGGCCGGCTTCATCAGAATGTTGTCCCGAATGGCAATTTTCCCCACGTCGTGAAGCTGGGCGGACTGCAAAAACAAATTGCGGTCCCAGGTGTCCAGGACGTCGACGTAAACGTTCCGGGCTCGCATTTCGTCCAGAAAAATCTCCAGAAAGCGCGTCGTACGCTCCACGTGCTCCCCGGTGACGTCGTCCCGGTAGTCCACCAGATCGCTCACCATGCCCAAAAGGGCCTTCTGAAGCGTCAGAAGGGAGAGCATCTTCTGCTCCACCATTTTTGTGAGGTTCCTGTTCAGGTTCGCCAGCCCGCTTTTCTGGTCCTCCAGCAGCAGGTGAATATCCACGCGCTTCAGCAGCAGCGGGGACGAAAAGGGCTTTGATATATAATCCACAGCGCCGCGGGAGAGGCCCTCCAGCTCGCTCTCGGCGTTGGACCGGGACGTGAGAAAAATAACGGGAATATCCGCCGTACCCGGGTCCCGCTTCAGCCTGTCGATGGCTTCGTATCCGTCCATCTCCGGCATCAGGACGTCCAGAAGAATGAGGTCCGGACGCGTGGTTTCCAGGAACTGAAACATTTTTGCCGCGCTGGGCATGGTGAACACGTCATATTTTTCCATCAGCGCGTTTCTGCCCAGCTTCAAAATAAAGGGCGCGTCATCCACCAATACTATTTTTTTGCGTTCTTCAAATTTTTTGTTTTCTTCAAACATAGCAATCCCCCCTCCGACAAATCGTTTTCAGAGGTTGAAGTTAGGGAACATCCACACCGCGACCTGGGACGTTGCGGCGGCCGAATACGGCCGTTTGAAGAAAGCGTGGCAGCCCGTTCGCTGCCGGTCTTCTCATTGTCGCGTACCAAATTCAGGTCAGGAATTTGAAGTAAGGGAAGCTCTGATCAACACTCCTGCAAATGGAGCGACCGGAGACTCTGTCTGTTTTCGCCCGCTGTTTTCTTTTTTTAGCGCCGCTGTTTTCTTTTTAACGGAAAACATCTGCCGCCGCCTCCGTCGGAGCGGCTGTTATTGGAAGAATAAGAAAGACAAAGAGTAAAGCAAAAGTGGTTAAAGGGAATAAATGAACCCTGAGACCCTGAGACCCTGAGACCCTGAGACCAGGGTACCCGGCCCTTCGTTCGCAGTCAAGCGTAAAAACAGCATGATACGCAATCCTCCTTCCTGTTGCTCAAACATACCTCCTTCTCAGATATAAAAATAAGAGAGGTAAAAATATAAAATTTTTTAACAATATTTTCTTTTTCGCATATTGTACACCTGTTTCAGATATATCGTTCAGAAAGGAGCAAAAAAATTTATGTCTTCTCGATAACGGGTTTTACAGCGCCGTCTCAAAAATGCCTTCGGCGGCGTAACATCTGGCCTTTACTCCCTGAATTTTCACTCATAAATAAGGAATTTTAGTAAGTTTTGACAAGTTTTCGACCGAATGCTACAATAATGACACAAAAATGAAAGTTCTGCAGCCTGTCCCAATGGACAACAACGCGAACTCACGTCAAACAGGGCGTTTCATCGAAAAGGAGAGAATAACGCGGCGCGTAAGGACCGAAAGAAAAACTCGAAGGAAAAATGACGGAGGGCACAGAGAGATAAAGAGTGTTGAGCCCACGTTTTCCAGAGAGAGTTTACAGTCAAAAAAAGAGAGCAGGAGAGACGAAGAGATGAAAACACTTCACAACGACTTAAAATTAAAAACAACGTAAAACGCATATCCAAACATTGAGTTCAGGCCCGCACTTTTCCAACTGGAAATTGTACGCCTCCTCAACTGCTGAATAGTTGAATACCGAACGCATCGCGACGGAGACGCCGGGACCTCGCGCTTCATGTCGTTTTGTCCCCCGCATCGCTCTTCGTTCGCCGAAAGGTAAGTTTATGCCGTGATCCAGCTTCTTCATGCTCTGCCGATTGGATCAAAGGAGTCCAAAATGAAAATGAAACTAAGTGCAAGAATTTTTGTGACAATACTATCCATTTCGTTTTTGACCCTGATCGTCACAGGCGGCATCTTCATTTTGGCCACCACAAAAGTTCATGCTGTCATTCTGGACACGCTCACAGGCTGGGAAAGAGACGCCTCCAACGCGAGCAATCAGATCTTTATGTACCAAATCCGGCAGCAGATCCTGACGCTGGCAAAGGAAAAAGCGCTCAATGC is a genomic window containing:
- a CDS encoding response regulator, which encodes MFEENKKFEERKKIVLVDDAPFILKLGRNALMEKYDVFTMPSAAKMFQFLETTRPDLILLDVLMPEMDGYEAIDRLKRDPGTADIPVIFLTSRSNAESELEGLSRGAVDYISKPFSSPLLLKRVDIHLLLEDQKSGLANLNRNLTKMVEQKMLSLLTLQKALLGMVSDLVDYRDDVTGEHVERTTRFLEIFLDEMRARNVYVDVLDTWDRNLFLQSAQLHDVGKIAIRDNILMKPARLTPEEFEEMKKHALLGEILIEKAQRSAQESDFLVHARVMAGYHHERWDGRGYPRKLARFDIPLQGRLMALADVYDALVSARPYKPSMTHEEAVRTIDAERGGYFEPILSDIFLSSSDRFRSIGQME